Sequence from the Aquimarina sp. Aq107 genome:
CTTTACCGTTCCCTTATACGCTCCAAAAAGCACCATTACTTTAGAACTATTGGGGTTTACAATAAAAAAACCTTTGATTACCAAGACAATAACTACTATTAAAGTCAGAAATAGAGGATTTTTTGTCACGACCATACCTGTAACAACTCCTACTATTAACAATAGTAATACCATCAACATCATGTAACCATTACTCGTCTTTATGTTTTTTTCTTGTTTCATAATAATATCATTTTGATATCACAATGATACGAAAAATTTTCGTAATTATAAAATCTCACAAAAATTAAGCGAAGATTGATTACTAACATTTCTTTTTCAATCATAAAAAACGCCCTTGATATAAGGGCGTTTTCGTAACATTAACTAACTAACTCAAATCTCAAAAACAACTTATGAAATTTCTATTAAACGTTTAGGCTGTACCTTTGCCTCTTCTTTTTTAGGAAGTTTTACTAACAATACTCCATTATCATAAGAAGCTAAAATATCTGCTATATTTACCGTATCTGGTAAATTAAATGATCGCTTAAATGTTTGATAACTAAACTCTTTTCTTGTATAATTATCTTTTTCGTCTTTAGTCTCATTTTTAGTTTCAGAAGAGATCGTCAATACATCATTATCTAATTCAATATTAAAATCTTCTTTTACTAAACCTGGTGCAGCCAATTCAATAATAAAATCATTATCGCTTTCTTTTACATTTACTGCTGGAGTATTAAAACCTATTTTGTGTTCATTGGTGATACCACCAAACCAATCCGTATTAAATATATCGTCGAAAATAAGTGGTAATCTGTCTGTTCTTTTAATTAAACTCATTGTATTTATTTTTTAAAGTTATTCTTGATTTAAATTCAATGAGTATATAGCAATTAGAGTTCCATTAGTATTTTAGCGCCATTTTGTCATTTTTACATTTAAAAATAATGACAAAATGACAATATACTGTGACAAAATCACAAAAAAAAACCTTCAGAGGATATCTGAAGGTTATATTTATTATGATTAATTTTCTTCTTTAGTTATAAAACCTAGTAAAAATCTCTATTAAATCCTTTGGAGGTATTACTTTATTGGGATATTTATGCATTTCTTTTAAAACAGTATCAACTGCCTCTTGTCTTAACCCCATATGCAAGCCCATTTCTTTGATTTTATCTACTTCCGAAAGAGCTGCTTCTTGATCCACATTCATCAACAACACTAATCTATGAAACTGAAGTATTCTTTGAGATTCTGGTTGTAGGTTTCGTTTCTCAGCACTATTTCTTACTAAATAACCTATCTCTTCTTCTGATATCTCTAATTGAGAAGCTACAGCTAAAATAAAATTATATTCTTCATCTTTTATTTTTTTATCAGCCTTAGCAAAATCAATCATTTCTGATAACAAACTTAATTTCTCTTCCTTACTATACATATTTTACTACATAATTTAAAAATGCAAATATCTTATAAACATATTTGTTTTGGAACATAAAGGATATTTTTTTCTTGAAGTCAATTAAAAAAGTACCTTTGTCCTATGGGATTAACAAATAATGATATTTTCAAAAAATTACGAGTAGCTCATAAACTGCGAGATGATGAAATTGTAAAAATTTGTTCTTTAGTAGATTTTAAAGTAACAAAGAGCGAACTCGGTGCAATTTTCAGAAATGAAAATCATCCTAAATATATGGAATGCGGAGATCAAATTCTTCGTAATTTTCTTAATGGACTTGTAATTCATTTAAGAGGACCAATGCCTGAAAAAAAAGACAAAAAGCAAACAGCTAACAAAAAATCTTAAAAAAACTTCGGAAATAAATGCTTAATTTGGTGAACCATTGAACTAAATCAGTTGACAACCAATTTAATTAAGTATCTATGCTCACAAAAGAGGAAAAGCAAAAATTCCGAGAAGAATTATTCAGACATTTAGATGGTATAACCGTTGCTCCTGTTGCCTATTCACTCTTAAAAAAACAAATAACTGATTACATTGTTACTAAGAAAAGTGTATCCGTTTCTGAAATCATAGAAGAATTTGGAGGAAATGCTGGATATATAAATGTAGCACTCAGACTGCTTTCTTCCCAAGGTTGGTTGATTTATGAAGTTAAGCAAAATAAGATCAAAGTATCCTTAAATGAATATACAAAAATAGCATTTGATTATTTCCATTTATACGAAGGCGTTGTTGATCTTTTAGAATACTCTGGAAAATTCCATCCTAGAAAATTCGAATTAGAGCCATTTCATAAATTAGAAAAATTAATTACTCAGTATAAAAACTCATTTAACCTTTCTTTTTCCGAAAATGATATTGCAAATAGAATACAGCATCAAATCTTAAAACATATCGAAGGGATTTTAGTAGGCCCAACTATTGTGCATCTTGGAATGGGTGGAATGTTTCATAAATATTTTA
This genomic interval carries:
- a CDS encoding Hsp20/alpha crystallin family protein encodes the protein MSLIKRTDRLPLIFDDIFNTDWFGGITNEHKIGFNTPAVNVKESDNDFIIELAAPGLVKEDFNIELDNDVLTISSETKNETKDEKDNYTRKEFSYQTFKRSFNLPDTVNIADILASYDNGVLLVKLPKKEEAKVQPKRLIEIS
- a CDS encoding DUF1456 family protein — encoded protein: MGLTNNDIFKKLRVAHKLRDDEIVKICSLVDFKVTKSELGAIFRNENHPKYMECGDQILRNFLNGLVIHLRGPMPEKKDKKQTANKKS